The following proteins come from a genomic window of Pseudomonas cichorii:
- a CDS encoding MCP four helix bundle domain-containing protein, translating into MMRRLNLAPRSALCFGFFCLMLLIQGVLFMRQAEKLNEAEKHVETNVLPSVKLLGSLDREFVSLRGNNARLRNPLEPQERKTKAISDIQQSRQMIGEYSDSLAKLLVTAEGRQAFGELKQAITSYNAIQDRYLSETAAGNLEAAVKTSNTDMKAAADLTESSL; encoded by the coding sequence ATGATGCGACGTCTTAACCTGGCCCCCCGTTCAGCCCTGTGCTTTGGCTTCTTCTGCCTGATGCTGTTGATTCAGGGCGTGTTGTTCATGCGCCAGGCCGAGAAGCTCAATGAGGCTGAGAAACATGTTGAAACCAACGTGCTGCCCAGCGTCAAACTGCTCGGTTCGCTGGATCGGGAATTCGTCAGTCTGCGGGGTAACAATGCCCGCTTGCGCAATCCACTGGAGCCGCAGGAGCGCAAGACCAAGGCTATCAGTGATATTCAGCAGTCCCGTCAAATGATTGGTGAGTACAGCGACTCCCTGGCCAAGTTGCTTGTCACGGCTGAAGGTCGGCAAGCCTTCGGTGAGCTCAAGCAGGCCATTACCAGTTATAACGCCATTCAGGATCGCTACCTGTCGGAAACGGCAGCGGGCAATCTGGAAGCTGCGGTAAAGACGTCCAATACGGATATGAAGGCCGCTGCCGACCTGACCGAGTCCTCGCTGTAG
- a CDS encoding methyl-accepting chemotaxis protein translates to MVILFVVLGATGTVLLAWLYTRSLTVPISEALEIARRIAANDLTQPIKQEGTDEAARLVGSLAAMQSNLRGALATILDSASQLASTSEEMHVVTEDASRTTLRQSNEIEMAATAVTEMSAAVDEVASNAAAASTSAAQSTKAALDGRAQVDETVAAINLMVAKVGSTSAEVRGLATMATDISKVLDVIRAIAEQTNLLALNAAIEAARAGEAGRGFAVVADEVRALAHRTQQSTREIEQMVSSIQTGTHQAVTAMEQTSHQAHSTLELANGAGQALLAITDSIGQINERNLMIATAAEEQAQVAREVDRSLVSIRDLSAQTSEGANQTTIATAELSKLATNLSRITKQFQV, encoded by the coding sequence ATGGTGATCCTGTTCGTGGTGCTGGGAGCGACAGGCACCGTGCTGCTTGCCTGGCTGTATACCCGCAGCCTGACTGTGCCTATCAGCGAAGCGCTGGAGATCGCCCGGCGTATTGCAGCCAACGATTTGACCCAGCCCATCAAGCAAGAGGGCACTGATGAAGCGGCTCGACTGGTCGGTTCTCTGGCTGCCATGCAATCCAATCTGCGTGGTGCCCTGGCCACCATCCTGGACTCGGCGTCCCAGTTGGCTTCGACTTCCGAAGAAATGCATGTCGTTACCGAAGACGCCTCGCGCACCACTCTGCGCCAGAGTAACGAAATCGAAATGGCTGCAACCGCGGTCACCGAAATGAGCGCCGCGGTTGATGAGGTCGCCAGCAACGCTGCGGCGGCCTCGACGTCGGCGGCGCAGTCTACCAAGGCAGCGCTGGATGGCCGCGCTCAAGTGGATGAAACGGTCGCCGCGATCAACTTGATGGTGGCCAAGGTGGGAAGCACTTCGGCCGAGGTGCGTGGCCTGGCGACCATGGCCACGGATATCAGCAAGGTACTGGACGTCATTCGTGCCATCGCCGAGCAAACCAACCTTCTGGCCCTCAACGCCGCCATCGAAGCGGCCCGGGCGGGCGAGGCTGGCCGTGGATTTGCCGTGGTGGCCGATGAGGTGAGAGCGCTGGCGCATCGCACCCAGCAATCGACCCGGGAAATCGAGCAGATGGTCAGCTCGATCCAGACCGGTACTCATCAGGCGGTGACTGCCATGGAGCAGACCAGCCATCAGGCCCACAGCACGCTGGAACTGGCCAATGGCGCCGGGCAGGCATTGCTGGCCATTACCGACTCCATCGGCCAGATCAACGAGCGCAATCTGATGATCGCCACCGCAGCCGAAGAGCAGGCTCAGGTGGCGCGAGAGGTCGATAGAAGCCTGGTGAGCATTCGTGACCTGTCGGCTCAGACTTCCGAGGGCGCGAACCAGACGACCATCGCCACTGCAGAGCTGTCCAAGCTGGCGACAAACCTGAGTCGTATCACCAAGCAATTTCAGGTCTAG
- the solA gene encoding N-methyl-L-tryptophan oxidase: MEQRCEVAVLGLGAMGAATLYQLAKAGVKAIGVDRHNPPHTYGSSHGDTRITRLSVGEGPQYLPLVRNSHAIWRDLEALSGESLFEQCGVLVMSSHPAYDPQDPQDFTHKTIQLAQAYGVEHEVLSAQSIRQRFPQFAPVLDSAIGYFEPDGGYVRPERCIAVQLQQAKAHGAKVLTDETVTHLQTHGEGVRITTDKGSILADKVVVSAGMWSADLLGAPFDRLLRVCRQKLFWFELEDQAVFAPVSPSFILTHGPGEVDINYGFPPLAGEGSMKMATEQYVDVSQPETLERTITAAEEQDMFRTQVSGKIAGLSSRVVRSSVCAYTVTPDYHFIIDEHPRLKNVTVVSACSGHGFKHSAGLGQALAQQCIHGKSEVDLSAFSLKRFKLEE, translated from the coding sequence ATGGAACAACGTTGTGAAGTGGCAGTTCTGGGACTGGGAGCCATGGGCGCGGCAACCCTTTATCAATTGGCCAAAGCCGGGGTAAAGGCTATTGGCGTGGATCGCCACAACCCGCCACATACTTATGGCTCCAGCCACGGCGACACGCGCATCACCCGTCTCTCCGTCGGTGAAGGCCCGCAATATCTGCCGCTGGTGCGCAACTCTCACGCCATATGGCGAGATCTGGAAGCGCTGTCCGGCGAGTCTCTGTTCGAGCAATGCGGCGTGCTGGTAATGAGCTCCCATCCGGCTTACGACCCTCAAGACCCGCAGGACTTCACCCACAAGACCATCCAGCTGGCTCAAGCCTATGGTGTAGAGCACGAAGTCCTGTCGGCACAATCCATTCGCCAGCGGTTTCCACAGTTTGCGCCGGTACTGGATAGCGCCATCGGCTACTTCGAGCCCGACGGTGGTTATGTGCGGCCAGAGCGCTGCATTGCCGTGCAACTCCAGCAGGCCAAAGCGCATGGAGCCAAAGTCCTGACAGACGAAACCGTCACTCACTTGCAGACTCATGGCGAAGGCGTACGCATCACGACCGATAAAGGCTCGATCCTGGCCGACAAGGTGGTCGTCAGTGCCGGCATGTGGTCTGCCGACCTGCTCGGAGCGCCTTTCGATCGATTGCTGAGGGTCTGCCGGCAAAAGCTGTTCTGGTTTGAACTGGAAGATCAGGCGGTCTTCGCGCCCGTCTCACCCAGCTTCATCCTCACCCACGGGCCGGGCGAGGTGGATATCAACTACGGCTTCCCGCCGCTGGCTGGCGAAGGCAGTATGAAGATGGCCACCGAGCAATACGTCGACGTCTCGCAACCAGAAACCCTGGAGCGGACCATCACGGCGGCAGAAGAGCAGGACATGTTCCGGACCCAGGTCAGCGGCAAGATAGCCGGGCTGTCCTCCAGGGTCGTCAGATCCTCAGTATGCGCCTACACGGTGACACCGGATTACCACTTCATCATCGATGAACACCCTCGCCTTAAAAACGTGACCGTTGTATCCGCCTGCTCGGGGCACGGCTTCAAACATTCCGCCGGACTTGGACAGGCACTGGCCCAACAGTGTATTCATGGAAAGAGTGAGGTGGACTTGTCGGCGTTTTCGTTGAAGCGTTTCAAGTTAGAAGAATAA
- a CDS encoding amino acid ABC transporter permease, translating into MDFSVISDNFAYLMVGAYPDGPLGGAALTLILSLLSGVLAAALGLVLGVALVLVRGRTRWVLLGVLGFFRAIPVVMLIFWTYFLLPILFKIDVPALLTVVCALSLIGGAYLAHSVHSGILSLSSGQWAAAKALGMSPWQVLRLIILPQALPIMLPSFLNQWISLIKDTSLAYVIGVAELSFVATQVSNRVMVYPTEIFLFIALVYFIICSALDLIASRLAGAGSAKKS; encoded by the coding sequence GTGGACTTTTCAGTCATAAGCGACAACTTCGCCTACCTGATGGTGGGCGCGTATCCGGACGGGCCATTGGGCGGTGCGGCACTGACGCTGATTCTCAGCCTGCTGTCAGGCGTTCTGGCCGCCGCATTGGGCCTGGTGCTGGGAGTGGCCCTGGTACTGGTGCGCGGCCGGACACGCTGGGTATTGCTGGGAGTGCTGGGTTTCTTTCGCGCCATTCCGGTGGTGATGCTGATTTTCTGGACCTACTTCCTGTTGCCGATCCTGTTCAAGATCGATGTCCCGGCCTTGCTCACCGTGGTTTGCGCCCTCTCGCTGATTGGCGGCGCCTACCTGGCGCACTCCGTCCACTCGGGCATCCTCAGCCTGTCTTCAGGCCAATGGGCAGCCGCCAAGGCGCTGGGCATGAGCCCGTGGCAAGTGCTGCGCCTGATCATCCTGCCCCAGGCACTGCCGATCATGCTGCCTTCATTCCTCAATCAATGGATCTCGCTGATAAAAGATACCTCGCTGGCCTATGTGATCGGTGTCGCAGAGCTGTCGTTCGTGGCAACCCAGGTCAGCAACCGGGTCATGGTGTACCCCACCGAAATATTCCTGTTCATTGCATTGGTGTACTTCATTATCTGCTCGGCACTGGACCTGATCGCCAGTCGGCTCGCGGGTGCCGGAAGCGCGAAAAAAAGCTGA
- a CDS encoding amino acid ABC transporter permease — MFGELLGPQYLHLLFDGFLLTLGLSILVCLSATALGFLVCLARISSSRLWSWPARGYLSLFRNTPLLVQLFFWYFGVSALLPEALVSWLNMPHEVNLAGLLIEWPSFEFIAGFWGLMLYSSAFIAEEFRAGVASVRAQQRTAGQALGLRPAQVWRYVVLPQAVRTALGPLLGQYMNVLKNSSLTMAIGLAELSYASRQVETETFKAFQAFGIATLLYIVSIALIEAIGQMIQHSKRYRQGAA; from the coding sequence ATGTTCGGTGAACTGCTGGGCCCGCAATACCTGCATTTGTTGTTCGATGGATTTCTGCTCACGCTAGGCCTGTCGATCCTGGTCTGCCTGAGCGCCACAGCGCTTGGCTTTCTTGTCTGCCTGGCACGCATTTCCTCTTCGCGTCTCTGGTCCTGGCCTGCACGGGGCTATCTGTCGCTGTTTCGCAATACGCCTCTGCTGGTGCAGTTGTTCTTCTGGTACTTCGGGGTCAGCGCCCTGTTGCCTGAAGCGCTGGTCAGCTGGCTGAACATGCCACACGAAGTGAACCTGGCCGGCCTGCTGATCGAATGGCCGTCATTCGAGTTCATTGCCGGTTTCTGGGGCCTGATGCTCTATAGCAGTGCGTTCATCGCCGAAGAGTTTCGCGCCGGTGTCGCTTCGGTGCGCGCCCAGCAGCGCACTGCCGGACAAGCTCTGGGGCTGCGCCCCGCGCAAGTCTGGCGTTATGTCGTGCTGCCTCAGGCCGTGCGCACGGCGCTTGGGCCATTGCTGGGGCAATACATGAATGTGCTGAAAAACTCCTCGCTGACCATGGCCATCGGCCTGGCCGAACTGTCCTATGCCTCGCGTCAGGTCGAAACCGAAACCTTCAAGGCTTTCCAGGCCTTCGGTATCGCCACCTTGCTGTACATCGTGAGCATCGCGCTGATCGAAGCCATCGGCCAGATGATCCAGCACAGCAAGCGTTATCGCCAGGGAGCGGCCTGA
- a CDS encoding ABC transporter substrate-binding protein translates to MKKLTAITALSLAVLSGLAHADRLEDIKKSGVLRVAAFDSNPPFGFVDAKSKQIEGLDVDYAKAIADKLGVKLQLQPTNPANRVPLLVANKVDLVLANFTITPERAEQVNFSIPYFSSGQQFIVKKGTLKNQDDLNKWRVGVDKGTVNEGVLREKFPGAKVIAYDDTPFAFTALRNGNVQAITQDGPKLIGLLANVPDKDKYEVPPFTISNDLIGVGIPKGETALTEFVNQTLVELESKGQAQKIYDTWFGPNTPTPLARLFKIGDKS, encoded by the coding sequence ATGAAAAAATTGACTGCCATTACTGCCCTGTCCCTCGCCGTGCTCTCGGGTCTGGCTCATGCCGACCGCCTGGAAGACATCAAAAAATCCGGTGTCTTGAGGGTGGCTGCTTTCGACAGCAATCCGCCGTTCGGTTTTGTAGATGCAAAAAGCAAGCAAATAGAGGGCCTGGATGTGGATTACGCCAAGGCCATCGCCGACAAGCTGGGTGTGAAGCTGCAATTGCAACCCACAAACCCTGCAAACCGGGTGCCGCTACTGGTCGCCAACAAGGTCGATCTGGTTCTGGCCAATTTCACCATCACCCCGGAGCGGGCCGAGCAGGTGAACTTCAGCATCCCCTACTTTTCCTCGGGCCAGCAGTTCATCGTCAAGAAAGGAACGCTCAAGAATCAGGATGACCTGAACAAATGGCGCGTGGGCGTCGACAAAGGCACTGTCAACGAAGGCGTGCTGCGCGAGAAATTCCCCGGTGCCAAAGTGATTGCCTACGATGATACGCCTTTTGCCTTCACCGCACTGCGCAACGGTAACGTGCAGGCTATCACTCAGGACGGTCCGAAACTGATCGGCCTGCTGGCCAATGTGCCGGACAAGGACAAATACGAAGTTCCGCCCTTCACCATCTCAAATGACCTGATCGGAGTCGGAATTCCGAAAGGCGAAACCGCACTGACCGAGTTCGTCAACCAGACGCTGGTAGAGCTGGAATCCAAAGGCCAGGCCCAGAAGATCTATGACACCTGGTTTGGCCCGAACACCCCGACACCTCTGGCTCGTCTGTTCAAGATCGGTGACAAGAGCTGA
- a CDS encoding sigma 54-interacting transcriptional regulator: protein MNTDSSQMEHEVLDIFGTLQSFIRKAAPLNVDMVLEGETGTGKDTLARRIHQLSGREGPLVALNCAAVPEQLAESELFGVMAGAYTGASKSRAGYIEASHNGTLYLDEIDSMPLLLQAKLLRVLEMRGIERLGSTRFVSLNLRVIVATQTPLEKLVEEGKFRRDLFFRLNVIKIQLPTLRSRLDHLPSLFERFVMETAQKHHQPLPQRDPAVLNRLLSHRWPGNIRELKCAAERFVLGMSPLGTDEDPHLEGNVPLKGYLRQFEKALIQDCLSRHPKCIESVISELGIPRRTLYHRMKSLSINSPEP, encoded by the coding sequence ATGAATACTGACTCTTCGCAGATGGAGCATGAGGTCCTCGATATCTTTGGCACGCTGCAGTCGTTTATCCGCAAGGCGGCTCCGCTCAACGTCGACATGGTGCTGGAGGGGGAGACGGGCACCGGCAAGGACACCCTGGCACGACGCATTCACCAGTTGTCGGGTCGCGAAGGTCCTCTGGTCGCACTCAACTGCGCCGCCGTGCCCGAGCAACTGGCCGAGAGTGAGCTTTTCGGGGTCATGGCGGGGGCATACACCGGCGCATCCAAGTCGCGGGCCGGCTATATAGAAGCGTCCCACAACGGGACGCTTTATCTGGATGAAATCGACAGCATGCCGTTGCTGCTCCAGGCAAAGCTGCTGCGCGTGCTGGAAATGCGCGGAATAGAGCGCTTGGGCTCGACACGTTTCGTGTCGCTGAACCTGCGTGTGATTGTCGCGACACAGACGCCGCTGGAGAAACTGGTAGAGGAGGGCAAGTTTCGGCGAGATCTGTTTTTTCGCCTGAACGTCATCAAGATCCAGTTGCCTACCCTGCGTTCGCGCCTTGACCATCTTCCTTCGTTGTTCGAGCGTTTCGTCATGGAGACGGCTCAGAAGCACCATCAGCCGCTTCCCCAGCGTGATCCTGCCGTGCTCAACCGCCTGCTCAGTCATCGCTGGCCCGGCAATATCCGCGAGCTTAAATGCGCGGCAGAGCGTTTCGTGCTGGGCATGTCACCGCTGGGCACCGACGAAGATCCGCACCTGGAAGGCAATGTTCCTCTCAAGGGGTATCTTCGCCAGTTCGAAAAGGCGCTCATTCAGGATTGTCTGTCGCGTCATCCCAAGTGTATCGAGTCCGTGATCAGTGAACTGGGCATTCCCCGACGCACCCTTTATCACCGCATGAAAAGCCTCAGTATCAACTCGCCGGAGCCGTAG